From Clarias gariepinus isolate MV-2021 ecotype Netherlands chromosome 2, CGAR_prim_01v2, whole genome shotgun sequence, one genomic window encodes:
- the prkg3 gene encoding cGMP-dependent protein kinase 1: MKYRTPSGRVDVTGSHFTCTGTNMEAKLKELRQKLEKQCQINQELQNENRNLETRLKEKDKLLEELQCRFVGLDHLSQRNSNDSVEVRQNRAAVMAPEPIPEDMDISSTRVKKTISEKAQIMKAMQKNDFLSRLEEEQINMMVELLVCLDRCPGDEVIKEGTEGDSLYIVAAGELQVTQAGRHLRTLTSGDVFGELAILYNCKRTASVKAVTPVKLWCIERQIYRSIMAIKSKHKRAQLMGFLKTARTFNSLSNEQLSNIIDAMEEVKFQDNEVIVREGAEGDTFYIILNGEVQVTKIVNGQQKVIRKMGQGDYFGELALIREILRTATCTALGAVTCFAIDKEAFEETIPIESLELHDDADLLENPHPLKKDSSVSSLQFKDLVPVLYQEGRYQGSPVTLGLGGFGRVELVTTLQYGKYFALKKISKKFVVEKKQENHVLFERKLLLDIECDFIVRLHATFKDSRYIYMVMDFCSGGEIWTKLKEARRFEENIAVFIAGCVVEAYAYLHKKDIMYRDLKPENLMLDTRGYIKLVDFGFAKKLQRGQKTYSFCGTPEYMAPEIIQNQGHDFAADFWSLGILIYELLAGSPPFSSSEPQNIYSKILDAVIKYPPHIGEAAKSLIGKLCRPRPGQRLGNTRNGIKDVRNHRWFNNMNWPKLRMRQISAPTVKLIRKGPCYINFDCFPFDKSQAEEEFSGWDRDF; encoded by the exons ATGAAATATAGAACACCGAGTGGAAGAGTGGATGTGACTGGAAGCCATTTCACCTGCACAG GGACAAACATGGAGGCCAAGCTGAAGGAACTCCGACAGAAACTGGAGAAACAATGCCAAATTAACCAGGAGCTGCAGAACGAGAATCGGAACCTGG AGACAAGGCTGAAGGAGAAAGACAAACTCTTGGAGGAGCTACAGTGTCGTTTTGTTGGGCTGG ATCATTTGTCCCAGAGAAACAGCAATGACAGTGTGGAGGTCCGGCAGAACCGAGCGGCAGTCATGGCTCCGGAGCCGATACCAGAGGACATGGACATCTCATCCACCAGGGTCAAAAAGACCATCAG tgaaaaAGCTCAAATCATGAAGGCAATGCAGAAAAACGATTTCCTGAGTCGTCTGGAGGAGGAGCAGATCAACATGATGGTGGAGCTTCTCGTCTGTCTGGACCGCTGTCCTGGTGATGAGGTCATCAAAGAGGGCACAGAGGGTGACAGCCTGTACATTGTTGCAG CTGGAGAGCTCCAAGTTACTCAGGCAGGGCGTCATCTTCGAACTTTGACCTCTGGAGATGTCTTCGGGGAGCTGGCCATCTTGTACAACTGCAAACGGACAGCGTCGGTCAAAG CGGTTACGCCTGTTAAGTTATGGTGCATTGAGAGACAGATATACAGGAGCATCATGGCAATCAAGTCAAAGCATAAACGAGCGCAGTTGATGGGCTTTTTAAAGAC AGCCCGTACCTTCAATTCCCTGAGCAACGAACAGCTCTCCAACATCATTGATGCCATGGAGGAG GTAAAGTTTCAGGACAACGAGGTGATCGTGCGTGAAGGTGCCGAAGGAGACACGTTTTACATCATCCTAAATGGAGAG GTCCAGGTGACAAAGATAGTGAACGGACAGCAAAAAGTCATCCGTAAAATGGGACAAGGGGATTATTTCGGAGAACTCGCCCTTATACG tgaGATCTTAAGGACTGCTACGTGCACCGCTTTGGGAGCAGTAACCTGCTTCGCCATCGATAAGGA AGCATTCGAGGAGACGATCCCTATAGAGAGCCTGGAGCTACATGATGA TGCAGATCTCCTGGAGAATCCTCACCCTTTAAAGAAAGATAG CTCAGTGTCTTCTCTGCAGTTCAAGGATCTCGTCCCAGTCCTGTACCAGGAGGGACGCTACCAAGGAAGCCCCGTCACCCTGGGACTAGGGGGGTTTGGACGAGTGGAACTG GTGACTACGCTGCAGTATGGGAAATATTTTGccctaaaaaaaatcagcaagaaGTTTGTAGTAGAGAAGAAGCAAGAGAACCATGTGCTGTTTGAGAGGAAGCTCTTGCTGGACATTGAGTGTGACTTCATAGTCAG GCTTCATGCCACTTTTAAAGACTCCCGCTATATCTATATGGTCATGGACTTTTGCTCAGGTGGTGAGATCTGGACCAAACTAAAGGAAGC ACGCCGTTTTGAAGAGAACATAGCTGTGTTCATAGCTGGGTGTGTGGTTGAGGCTTACGCCTATCTCCATAAGAAAGACATCATGTACCGAGACCTGAAGCCAGAGAACCTCATGCTGGACACCAGGGGATACATCAAACTA GTTGATTTTGGTTTCGCGAAGAAGCTCCAGCGAGGGCAGAAGACCTACTCCTTCTGCGGAACTCCAGAGTACATGGCTCCAGAGATCATTCAGAATCAAGGACACGACTTTGCCGCTGATTTCTGGTCTCTAGGTATTCTGATCTACGAGCTTCTGGCAGGCAG CCCACCTTTTTCAAGCTCAGAGCCGCAGAACATCTACTCTAAGATATTGGATGCTGTCATCAAGTATCCCCCGCACATCGGAGAGGCTGCCAAGTCTCTTATTGGCAAACTGTGCAG ACCACGCCCAGGTCAAAGGTTAGGAAACACCAGAAATGGGATCAAAGATGTCCGTAATCACAG GTGGTTTAACAACATGAACTGGCCTAAACTGAGGATGAGACAGATCAGCGCTCCAACGGTTAAACTCATCCGAAAG GGTCCCTGCTACATCAACTTCGACTGCTTCCCATTCGATAAGAGCCAAGCCGAGGAGGAATTCTCCGGGTGGGATCGTGATTTCTAA